In Hasllibacter sp. MH4015, the following proteins share a genomic window:
- a CDS encoding DUF4328 domain-containing protein — protein MAALPYDLNKTARIDGIGVIVAAGFLVVLLATYIASGMWIYRAAANAQAVDPDPDRIKPGWAVGWFFVPIANLWMPYKSYGQTWASLHNGASLPSWAIVWWLCWIAGNYTAWIATRLNFSADTIDGFRTASTPDIVSSLVSIPAALMFRKLIFDVTQASAQAQMPATPPPLNSKEGHP, from the coding sequence ATGGCGGCTCTCCCCTATGACCTGAACAAGACGGCGCGGATCGACGGGATCGGGGTAATTGTCGCTGCGGGCTTCCTTGTGGTCTTGCTCGCTACCTACATCGCCTCTGGCATGTGGATCTATCGCGCGGCGGCCAATGCGCAGGCGGTCGATCCGGACCCGGACCGGATCAAACCGGGCTGGGCCGTTGGCTGGTTCTTCGTGCCGATTGCAAACCTGTGGATGCCCTACAAGTCCTATGGCCAGACCTGGGCCAGCCTGCATAACGGCGCGTCGCTTCCAAGCTGGGCTATCGTTTGGTGGCTGTGCTGGATCGCTGGCAATTACACGGCGTGGATCGCCACGCGTCTGAACTTCAGCGCGGACACGATCGACGGGTTCCGCACGGCCTCAACCCCCGACATCGTGTCTTCGCTGGTCTCAATCCCCGCGGCGCTGATGTTTCGCAAACTCATCTTCGACGTGACGCAGGCCAGCGCCCAGGCGCAGATGCCCGCAACCCCACCCCCGCTCAACTCCAAGGAGGGACATCCATGA
- a CDS encoding NAD(P)-dependent oxidoreductase → MAKQPMLKFVSVGKEMPEKRAADQRKEDFAEIYGEYAREKAAEQAGRCSQCGVPYCQSHCPLHNNIPDWLKLTAEGRLREAYDVSQATNTFPEICGRICPQDRLCEGNCVIENSGHGTVTIGSVEKYITDTAFDEGWVMPIAPSEERPESVGIIGAGPGGLAAADMLRRAGLQVTVYDRYDRSGGLMMYGIPGFKLEKDVVMRRNKQLEEGGVEFVLNCNVGEDITFDAIREKHDFVVIATGVYKSRELPGPGAGATGIIRAIDYLTTSNRKSFGDAVPEFDNGELNAEGKRIVVIGGGDTAMDCVRTATRQGATSVKCLYRRDRANMPGSQREVQNAEEEGVEFVWLSAPKGFTSGGPAGREPAALEGVAIEGAHPESVEGVMVQKMRLGAPDVTGRQSPEVIDGADYIEDADMVIKALGFEPEDLPTLWDTPELAVTRWGTIKAKPLTHETDMENVFAVGDIVRGASLVVWAIRDGREAAQAILERVAMGKTIAAE, encoded by the coding sequence TTGGCTAAGCAACCCATGTTGAAATTCGTATCCGTCGGTAAGGAGATGCCCGAAAAGCGGGCAGCCGACCAGCGGAAAGAAGATTTCGCCGAGATCTACGGTGAGTATGCGCGCGAGAAAGCGGCGGAGCAGGCAGGGCGGTGCAGCCAGTGCGGCGTGCCCTATTGCCAGTCCCATTGTCCGCTCCACAACAACATTCCCGACTGGCTGAAACTGACTGCCGAAGGTCGTTTGCGCGAAGCCTACGACGTGAGCCAGGCGACCAATACGTTTCCCGAGATCTGTGGCCGCATCTGCCCGCAGGATCGCCTGTGCGAAGGCAATTGCGTGATCGAGAATTCGGGCCACGGCACCGTAACCATCGGCTCGGTCGAGAAATACATCACGGACACGGCCTTCGATGAGGGTTGGGTCATGCCCATCGCGCCGTCCGAGGAGCGGCCGGAGTCTGTCGGCATCATCGGCGCCGGCCCCGGCGGGCTGGCCGCCGCCGACATGCTGCGCCGCGCGGGTCTGCAAGTGACGGTCTACGACCGGTATGACCGGTCTGGCGGGCTGATGATGTACGGCATTCCCGGCTTCAAGTTGGAAAAAGACGTCGTGATGCGCCGCAACAAGCAGCTGGAGGAGGGCGGCGTCGAATTCGTACTGAATTGCAACGTGGGTGAAGACATCACGTTCGACGCCATCCGCGAGAAGCATGATTTCGTCGTGATCGCCACTGGCGTCTACAAATCTCGCGAATTGCCGGGACCGGGCGCGGGGGCGACCGGCATTATTCGGGCCATTGACTATCTGACCACATCGAACCGGAAATCCTTCGGGGATGCGGTGCCGGAATTCGACAACGGAGAATTGAATGCCGAGGGCAAGCGGATCGTGGTGATCGGCGGCGGCGATACGGCGATGGATTGCGTGCGCACCGCGACGCGGCAGGGCGCGACGAGCGTCAAGTGCCTCTACCGCCGGGACCGTGCGAACATGCCGGGATCGCAGAGAGAAGTGCAGAACGCCGAGGAGGAAGGTGTCGAGTTTGTCTGGCTCTCCGCCCCCAAAGGGTTCACGTCGGGCGGTCCTGCCGGGCGAGAACCGGCCGCATTAGAAGGTGTCGCGATCGAGGGCGCGCATCCCGAGAGTGTCGAAGGCGTGATGGTCCAGAAGATGCGCCTTGGCGCGCCGGACGTGACCGGCCGCCAGTCGCCCGAAGTGATCGACGGCGCCGACTACATCGAAGATGCCGACATGGTGATTAAGGCGCTGGGCTTCGAGCCGGAGGATCTTCCGACGCTTTGGGACACGCCCGAGCTTGCCGTAACCCGCTGGGGAACCATCAAGGCCAAGCCGCTGACGCACGAGACCGATATGGAAAATGTATTTGCGGTGGGCGACATCGTGCGGGGTGCGTCCCTTGTGGTCTGGGCGATCCGCGACGGGCGGGAGGCGGCGCAAGCGATCCTTGAACGGGTCGCGATGGGTAAGACGATCGCGGCGGAATAG
- a CDS encoding undecaprenyl-diphosphate phosphatase, which translates to MSLLHLFLLAMIQGITEFLPISSSGHLILLPNLTGAEDQGQVIDVAVHVGTLGAVILYFWTDVKAALIGMPRMLTGKLDTPGAKLAFLLVLSTIPVILFGLLLELTGLYDSLRSITVIGWTMLIFGLVLYWADQRGVEAKAAGDWNLKDAMVMGVAQAVALIPGTSRSGITITAARALGYNRESAARLSMLMSIPTIIASGVFAGAEVIATADAQAARDGAIAAGLSFVAALAALVLMFRLLKSVSFTPYVIYRVVLGIILLWIAYG; encoded by the coding sequence ATGAGCCTCCTGCATCTCTTCCTGTTGGCGATGATCCAAGGGATCACAGAGTTCCTGCCGATCTCCTCCTCCGGTCACCTGATTCTCCTGCCGAATCTCACAGGGGCGGAGGATCAGGGGCAGGTCATCGACGTCGCGGTCCATGTCGGCACATTGGGGGCCGTCATCCTCTACTTCTGGACCGATGTGAAAGCCGCCCTCATCGGCATGCCGCGCATGCTAACGGGCAAGTTGGACACCCCGGGCGCGAAGCTCGCGTTCCTGCTGGTGCTCTCGACGATCCCTGTAATCCTGTTCGGCCTGTTGCTGGAACTAACCGGTCTTTATGACAGCCTCCGCTCCATCACGGTGATCGGATGGACGATGCTGATCTTCGGTCTTGTCCTCTATTGGGCGGACCAGCGCGGGGTTGAAGCGAAGGCGGCGGGCGATTGGAACCTGAAGGACGCGATGGTGATGGGCGTGGCGCAGGCCGTTGCGCTGATCCCAGGTACGTCCCGGTCCGGCATCACGATCACCGCCGCGCGCGCCCTGGGCTACAACCGGGAAAGCGCCGCGCGCCTGTCGATGCTGATGTCGATCCCCACGATTATCGCGTCCGGCGTTTTCGCGGGGGCGGAGGTGATCGCGACGGCCGATGCGCAAGCCGCCCGCGACGGCGCAATCGCCGCAGGACTGTCGTTCGTCGCCGCGCTGGCCGCACTGGTCCTGATGTTTCGCTTGCTGAAAAGCGTCAGCTTCACGCCTTACGTGATCTACCGCGTGGTGCTTGGCATCATCCTGCTGTGGATCGCCTATGGCTAG
- the gltB gene encoding glutamate synthase large subunit: MTQYDQDWAAAEAAKRKWMEENGMFREEHEHSSCGVGLVVAKDGKPSRKVVENGINALKAIWHRGAVDADGKTGDGAGIHVQIPYKFFGEQVQRTGHEMRDELLAVGQVFLPRSDFGAQEVCRTIVESEVLRMGYYIYGWRHVPVEVSCLGEKANATRPEIEQIIISNAKGVDEETFERELYVIRRRIEKAAQAAGVRELYLCSLSCRSIIYKGMMLAEQVAEFYPDLQDERFESAFAIYHQRYSTNTFPQWWLAQPFRMLAHNGEINTLKGNLNWMKSHEIRMASSFFGEMAEDIKPIVAGGSSDSAALDAVFEVLVRAGRNAPMAKTMLVPEAWSQTATELPQAWQDMYSYCNSVMEPWDGPAALAMTDGRWVCAGLDRNGLRPMRYVVTGDGLLIAGSETGMVPVDEAMVVEKGALGPGQMIAVDMQEQQLYHDTEIKDALAASRPFGEWTDKITDLEAEMAGASETTLFSGGDLRKRQIAAGYSIEELEQILAPMAEDAKEALASMGDDTPSAVLSSQYRPLSHYFRQNFSQVTNPPIDSLREYRVMSLKTRFGNLKNVLDEDSSQTEILVLDSPFVTNAQFDKMVSYFESSVVQIDCTFDAGGSAGALRAGLDRIREEAEDAVRSGAGHIVLTDQGQGSDRVAMPIILATSAVHSWLTRKGLRTFCSLNVRSAECIDPHYFAVLVGCGATTVNAYLAQDSIADRIERGLIDSTLTEAMARYRAAIDAGLLKIMAKMGISVISSYRGGLNFEAVGLSRAMVAEFFPGMLSRISGIGVTGLQRKVEEVHARGWMGAQDILPIGGFYKARRSGETHAWQAQTMHMLQTACDRASFAMWKEYSKKMRANPPIHLRDLLDIKPLGVPVAIEEVESITQIRKRFVTPGMSLGALSPEAHKTLNVAMNRIGAKSDSGEGGEDPAHFHPEPNGDNPSAKIKQVASGRFGVTAEYLNQCEELEIKVAQGAKPGEGGQLPGMKVTDLIARLRHSTKGVTLISPPPHHDIYSIEDLAQLIYDLKQINPRCKVTVKLVASSGVGTIAAGVAKAKADVILISGHNGGTGASPATSIKYAGLPWEMGLTEAHQVLAMNNLRSRVTLRTDGGLRTGRDIVMAAMMGAEEYGIGTAALIAMGCIMVRQCQSNTCPVGVCTQDESLREKFTGNAEKVVNLITFYAEEVREILASIGARSLDDVIGRADLLSQVSRGSAHLDDLDLNPLLITVDGSDRILYDRDKPRNAVPDTLDAQIVSDARRFLEDREKMQLSYAVQNTLRTIGTRTSSHIVKNFGMRNDLQPDHLTVKLKGSAGQSLGAFAAPGLKLEVSGDANDYVGKGLSGGIVVVRPPMASPLVASDNVIIGNTVLYGATDGHLFAAGRAGERFAVRNSGAKVVIEGCGSNGCEYMTGGIAVILGRIGANFGAGMTGGMAYLYDPDGEAMVNLNRETLVTCPVAVDHWEAQLKDLVERHAAETGSAKARDILQHWDSEKAHFVQVCPKEMLDKLPVGLGAEEAAVPAE, encoded by the coding sequence ATGACCCAATACGATCAAGACTGGGCCGCCGCCGAAGCAGCGAAGCGCAAGTGGATGGAAGAAAACGGCATGTTCCGCGAGGAGCATGAGCACTCATCCTGTGGCGTGGGCCTTGTGGTCGCCAAGGATGGCAAGCCGTCGCGCAAGGTGGTGGAAAACGGAATCAACGCGCTCAAGGCGATCTGGCATCGCGGAGCCGTCGACGCTGATGGCAAGACAGGCGATGGCGCGGGTATTCACGTGCAGATCCCCTACAAATTCTTCGGTGAACAGGTGCAGCGGACCGGCCACGAGATGCGGGACGAATTGCTCGCCGTGGGGCAGGTCTTCCTGCCGCGCAGCGATTTCGGCGCGCAGGAGGTTTGCCGGACCATCGTGGAAAGCGAAGTCCTGCGCATGGGGTATTACATCTATGGATGGCGCCATGTGCCGGTTGAGGTGTCGTGCCTGGGTGAGAAGGCCAACGCGACCCGGCCCGAAATTGAGCAGATCATCATCTCCAACGCCAAGGGCGTCGATGAAGAGACGTTTGAACGTGAACTCTACGTAATCCGCCGCCGGATTGAGAAAGCGGCGCAAGCGGCAGGTGTACGGGAATTGTACCTGTGTTCGCTCAGCTGCCGGTCGATCATCTATAAGGGCATGATGCTGGCCGAGCAGGTGGCGGAGTTCTATCCCGACCTGCAGGATGAGCGGTTCGAGAGCGCGTTCGCGATTTACCACCAGCGCTATTCTACGAACACCTTCCCGCAATGGTGGCTGGCGCAACCCTTCCGCATGTTGGCCCATAACGGGGAGATCAACACGCTCAAGGGCAACCTCAATTGGATGAAAAGCCATGAGATCCGCATGGCGTCCTCGTTCTTCGGCGAGATGGCGGAAGACATCAAACCCATTGTCGCGGGCGGGTCGTCCGATTCCGCTGCGCTGGATGCGGTGTTCGAAGTTCTGGTGCGCGCGGGACGCAACGCGCCGATGGCCAAGACCATGTTGGTGCCCGAAGCGTGGAGCCAGACAGCCACGGAACTGCCGCAGGCGTGGCAGGACATGTATTCCTATTGCAATTCCGTGATGGAGCCGTGGGACGGCCCCGCCGCATTGGCCATGACCGACGGGCGCTGGGTCTGTGCCGGTCTGGACCGGAACGGCTTGCGGCCGATGCGCTACGTCGTTACCGGCGACGGCCTGCTGATCGCGGGGTCCGAGACGGGCATGGTGCCGGTGGACGAAGCGATGGTTGTGGAAAAGGGCGCGCTTGGCCCCGGCCAGATGATCGCCGTCGATATGCAGGAACAACAGCTCTACCACGATACCGAGATCAAGGATGCGCTGGCCGCCAGTCGCCCGTTCGGGGAGTGGACCGACAAGATTACCGATCTGGAGGCCGAGATGGCGGGCGCGTCGGAGACGACGTTGTTCAGCGGCGGCGACCTGCGCAAACGCCAGATTGCGGCGGGCTATTCCATCGAGGAGCTGGAGCAAATCTTGGCTCCCATGGCCGAAGACGCGAAGGAGGCTTTGGCGTCGATGGGGGACGATACCCCCTCCGCCGTTCTGTCCTCCCAATACCGGCCTCTTAGCCATTACTTCCGGCAGAATTTCAGCCAGGTGACGAACCCGCCCATCGACAGCCTGCGGGAATACCGGGTGATGTCCCTCAAGACGCGGTTCGGGAACCTCAAGAACGTGCTGGACGAGGATTCGTCCCAGACAGAAATCCTCGTGCTCGACAGTCCGTTCGTGACCAACGCGCAATTCGACAAGATGGTGAGCTACTTCGAGAGCTCCGTCGTGCAGATCGACTGCACCTTCGACGCCGGCGGGTCCGCAGGTGCATTGCGTGCCGGGCTCGACCGCATCCGGGAAGAGGCGGAGGATGCCGTGCGCTCCGGCGCGGGCCACATCGTTCTGACCGATCAGGGACAGGGTTCGGATCGCGTGGCGATGCCGATCATCCTGGCAACGTCCGCCGTGCATTCGTGGCTGACGCGAAAGGGCCTGCGCACCTTCTGCTCGCTCAACGTCAGGTCGGCGGAGTGTATCGACCCCCATTACTTCGCGGTCCTCGTGGGCTGCGGCGCGACCACCGTAAACGCCTACCTGGCACAAGACAGCATCGCGGACCGGATCGAACGCGGGCTCATCGACAGCACCCTGACCGAGGCGATGGCGCGGTATCGTGCGGCCATTGATGCGGGCCTGCTGAAGATCATGGCGAAGATGGGGATCAGTGTGATTTCTTCGTATCGCGGTGGTCTGAATTTCGAGGCCGTGGGGCTGAGCCGTGCGATGGTGGCGGAATTCTTCCCCGGCATGCTCAGCCGGATCAGCGGTATCGGCGTCACCGGCTTGCAACGTAAGGTCGAGGAGGTCCACGCCCGCGGCTGGATGGGCGCGCAGGACATCCTGCCGATCGGCGGATTCTACAAGGCCCGCCGTTCGGGGGAGACCCATGCGTGGCAGGCGCAGACCATGCATATGCTGCAAACCGCCTGCGACCGCGCCTCCTTTGCGATGTGGAAGGAATATTCCAAGAAGATGCGGGCCAATCCGCCCATTCATCTGCGCGATCTGCTGGATATCAAGCCGCTTGGCGTACCCGTCGCGATCGAGGAGGTGGAAAGCATCACCCAGATCCGCAAGCGGTTCGTGACGCCGGGCATGAGCCTTGGGGCCCTGTCGCCCGAAGCGCACAAGACCCTCAACGTGGCGATGAACCGGATCGGCGCGAAATCGGATTCCGGTGAGGGCGGGGAAGACCCCGCACATTTTCACCCGGAGCCCAATGGCGACAACCCGTCTGCAAAGATCAAGCAAGTCGCCTCTGGCCGTTTCGGTGTGACGGCGGAGTACTTGAACCAGTGCGAGGAGCTGGAGATCAAGGTCGCCCAGGGTGCCAAGCCCGGTGAGGGCGGGCAGTTGCCCGGCATGAAGGTGACAGACCTGATCGCGCGGCTCAGGCATTCGACGAAAGGGGTGACCCTGATCTCTCCGCCGCCGCACCACGACATCTATTCGATCGAGGATCTGGCGCAGCTGATCTACGACCTCAAGCAGATCAACCCGCGCTGCAAGGTGACCGTAAAGCTTGTGGCGTCCTCCGGTGTCGGCACGATTGCTGCCGGTGTGGCGAAGGCCAAGGCCGATGTGATCCTGATTTCCGGCCATAACGGCGGCACGGGGGCTTCGCCCGCCACGTCGATCAAGTATGCGGGCCTCCCTTGGGAGATGGGCCTGACCGAGGCGCACCAAGTGCTGGCCATGAACAACCTGCGAAGCCGCGTGACGCTTCGGACCGATGGCGGATTGCGCACGGGCCGCGACATCGTGATGGCCGCGATGATGGGGGCCGAGGAATACGGTATCGGCACCGCCGCGCTGATCGCCATGGGCTGTATCATGGTACGTCAATGCCAGTCCAATACGTGTCCCGTGGGCGTATGTACGCAAGATGAAAGCCTGCGGGAGAAATTCACCGGAAACGCCGAGAAGGTCGTGAACCTGATCACCTTCTACGCCGAAGAAGTGCGGGAAATCCTCGCCTCCATCGGGGCGCGGTCGCTCGATGACGTGATCGGGCGGGCGGATCTGCTGTCTCAGGTGTCGCGTGGATCGGCGCATCTGGATGATCTGGATCTTAACCCGCTGCTCATCACAGTCGATGGGTCGGACCGTATCCTCTATGACCGGGACAAGCCGCGCAACGCCGTGCCCGATACGCTCGACGCGCAGATCGTGTCCGATGCCCGCCGTTTCCTCGAGGATCGCGAAAAAATGCAGCTGTCCTATGCCGTGCAAAATACGCTGCGGACCATCGGCACGCGCACATCGAGCCACATCGTGAAGAATTTCGGGATGCGCAACGATTTGCAGCCCGATCACCTGACGGTGAAACTGAAAGGTTCCGCCGGTCAATCGCTGGGTGCCTTCGCGGCACCGGGCCTGAAGCTGGAAGTGTCGGGCGATGCCAATGACTATGTCGGCAAGGGCCTGAGCGGCGGGATTGTGGTGGTGCGTCCGCCGATGGCGAGCCCGCTTGTGGCTTCCGACAACGTCATCATTGGCAACACCGTGCTTTACGGCGCAACCGACGGGCACCTTTTCGCCGCCGGCCGCGCCGGGGAACGGTTCGCCGTGCGCAATTCTGGCGCGAAGGTGGTGATCGAGGGCTGTGGCTCGAACGGATGTGAATACATGACCGGCGGCATTGCCGTGATCCTTGGACGGATCGGGGCCAATTTCGGCGCGGGCATGACCGGTGGGATGGCGTATCTCTACGATCCCGACGGCGAGGCGATGGTCAATCTGAACCGGGAAACCCTCGTGACCTGCCCCGTGGCGGTCGATCATTGGGAGGCGCAGCTGAAGGATCTGGTGGAGCGTCATGCAGCCGAGACCGGAAGCGCCAAGGCACGTGACATCTTGCAGCATTGGGACAGCGAAAAAGCGCATTTCGTGCAGGTCTGCCCGAAGGAGATGCTGGACAAACTCCCTGTCGGACTGGGCGCGGAAGAGGCGGCGGTTCCGGCGGAGTGA
- the serB gene encoding phosphoserine phosphatase SerB — MHVVTLMTNSAMYLDPGLVTNLRNAMGGGDAIWLDPNHAAEFEAPKIPKNIGTVWESLSAEGVDLVVQRAGNRKKRMLLADMDSTMIRQECIDELAAEAGMGERVSDITARAMNGELDFEAALLERVGLLKGLPEQTIARVLETRITLMPGGATLVATMKANGAYCALVSGGFTAFTSAIAARLGFDEHRANTLLSENGELTGDVARPILGRAAKVEALEDITSARGLTPADVLAVGDGANDLGMLDKAGTGVALHAKPSVQEQAKIRINHGDLTALLFIQGYAKSEFVTP; from the coding sequence ATGCACGTTGTTACCCTGATGACCAACTCGGCCATGTATCTTGATCCGGGGCTGGTCACGAACCTGCGCAATGCAATGGGGGGTGGCGATGCGATCTGGCTTGACCCGAACCACGCCGCCGAATTTGAGGCGCCGAAGATCCCCAAGAATATCGGCACCGTGTGGGAGAGTCTGAGCGCGGAAGGTGTGGACCTCGTCGTACAGCGGGCGGGCAACCGGAAAAAGAGGATGCTCTTGGCCGATATGGACAGCACCATGATCCGGCAGGAATGTATTGATGAACTGGCCGCGGAGGCCGGAATGGGCGAACGGGTGTCCGACATCACCGCCCGCGCGATGAATGGAGAGCTGGATTTCGAGGCCGCGCTCCTGGAACGGGTCGGACTTCTGAAGGGTCTGCCGGAACAGACCATCGCGCGGGTGCTGGAAACGCGGATCACCCTCATGCCTGGCGGCGCAACTCTGGTGGCGACGATGAAGGCTAACGGTGCTTATTGCGCTCTGGTTTCCGGCGGGTTCACGGCTTTCACCTCTGCCATCGCCGCTAGGCTTGGCTTTGACGAGCATCGCGCCAACACGCTCTTGTCCGAAAACGGAGAGCTGACAGGCGACGTGGCTCGCCCGATCCTGGGCCGCGCCGCAAAGGTGGAGGCGCTGGAAGACATCACGTCCGCGCGCGGCCTGACGCCGGCAGATGTGCTTGCAGTCGGCGACGGGGCCAACGATCTCGGCATGTTGGACAAGGCCGGCACCGGCGTGGCGCTCCACGCCAAGCCATCGGTGCAGGAGCAGGCGAAGATCCGGATAAATCACGGCGACCTGACAGCACTCCTATTCATACAGGGCTACGCAAAATCGGAGTTCGTCACCCCGTGA
- a CDS encoding GFA family protein, which produces MNIDAYRRTGQFDGECLCGAVQIRVDGDYVAAIGICHCSLCQKSNGVVWGAFLASAPAVHVTGQIARYASTSFSERTFCPTCGSNLWLRDTDRDEADYEMMPALFPAAAEFPLISEIYTDRAPAYAPLSGDHRRATRAEYEAKNRHVSGGGS; this is translated from the coding sequence ATGAATATCGACGCGTATCGCAGGACCGGACAATTTGACGGCGAATGCCTTTGCGGTGCGGTCCAGATCCGCGTCGATGGCGATTACGTCGCCGCAATTGGCATCTGCCATTGCAGCCTGTGCCAGAAATCCAACGGCGTGGTCTGGGGTGCCTTCTTGGCAAGCGCACCGGCGGTTCACGTGACGGGGCAGATTGCCCGCTATGCGTCCACCTCGTTCTCGGAACGCACCTTCTGTCCCACATGCGGCAGCAATCTCTGGCTGCGCGACACCGACCGGGACGAGGCGGATTACGAAATGATGCCGGCCCTCTTCCCGGCGGCGGCGGAGTTTCCGCTGATCTCGGAAATCTATACCGATCGCGCACCTGCCTATGCCCCGCTGTCGGGCGACCATCGCCGCGCCACACGCGCGGAATACGAGGCGAAGAACCGCCACGTTTCAGGCGGGGGGTCGTGA
- a CDS encoding complex I NDUFA9 subunit family protein has protein sequence MAKLVTIFGGSGFVGRYIARRMAKEGWRVRVACRRPNEALFVKPYGVVGQVEPILANIRDDDSVRAALGGADAVVNCVGTFDARGKNNFHAVQTEGAARIARIAAEEGIATMVHISAIGADEDAASDYARSKAAGEAAILDAMPNAMILRPSVVFGPEDAFFNRFAAMSRLGPVLPVAGAETKFQPVYVDDIARAAVKGVMGEARGIYELGGPDVETFRELMNRMLRVIRRRRLVLNIPFFVAGIMGAVLDFMQLITGGLFHNGILTRDQVRSLRTDNVVQEGARTLSDLGIEPTAMDAVLQDYLWPYRPSGQYSEIKESARNLREG, from the coding sequence ATGGCCAAACTCGTCACCATTTTCGGCGGATCGGGCTTTGTGGGCCGGTATATCGCGCGGCGCATGGCGAAAGAGGGCTGGCGCGTTCGCGTGGCCTGCCGCCGTCCGAACGAGGCGCTTTTCGTGAAACCCTACGGGGTTGTCGGTCAGGTCGAGCCGATCCTCGCCAATATCCGCGACGATGATAGCGTGCGCGCGGCCCTCGGCGGGGCCGATGCCGTGGTCAATTGCGTGGGTACGTTTGATGCGCGGGGCAAGAACAACTTCCACGCGGTGCAAACGGAAGGCGCGGCCCGGATCGCCCGTATTGCGGCGGAGGAGGGGATCGCAACGATGGTCCATATCTCGGCCATTGGCGCCGACGAAGATGCCGCCAGCGACTACGCCCGCAGCAAAGCCGCGGGGGAGGCGGCGATCCTGGACGCCATGCCAAACGCGATGATCCTGCGCCCGTCTGTCGTGTTCGGGCCGGAAGATGCGTTTTTCAACCGCTTCGCCGCCATGAGCCGCCTTGGCCCGGTCCTGCCCGTGGCCGGGGCGGAGACGAAGTTTCAGCCCGTCTACGTGGATGACATCGCCCGCGCCGCCGTGAAGGGCGTTATGGGAGAGGCGCGTGGCATCTACGAGCTTGGCGGTCCCGACGTGGAAACGTTCCGCGAATTGATGAACCGCATGTTGCGGGTGATCCGCCGTCGCCGTCTGGTCCTGAACATCCCGTTCTTTGTGGCCGGGATCATGGGCGCGGTGCTCGACTTCATGCAATTGATTACAGGCGGGTTGTTCCACAACGGCATCCTGACCCGCGATCAGGTGCGCAGCTTGCGGACGGACAACGTGGTGCAGGAGGGCGCGCGAACGCTCTCGGACCTCGGGATTGAGCCGACGGCGATGGATGCGGTGCTACAGGATTATCTGTGGCCGTACCGCCCCTCCGGTCAGTATTCCGAGATCAAGGAAAGCGCGCGTAACCTGCGCGAGGGCTGA